Proteins from a single region of Hordeum vulgare subsp. vulgare chromosome 6H, MorexV3_pseudomolecules_assembly, whole genome shotgun sequence:
- the LOC123403999 gene encoding BURP domain-containing protein 4-like, translated as MATKLTATAFLMLLLTFGESSDREENGFSESAYAVHWDPDRAPSKETGFGESAYAVHWDPDHAPSKETGFGESAYAVHWDPDHAPSKETGFGESAYAVHWDPDHAPSKETGFGESAYAVHWDPDHAPSKENGFGASAYAVHWDPDHAPSASAVPQAQVKRQKIKVQTGMLFLKKNLRVGTVLPQGTMFARAGSPKSVNAVSTPLESKYLATILSHYKIPHGSIKAKQVADTLRSCGKPADKEEPHMCFSSREAMARFATKALGASGGRAAITRIHGHETPNSMYVVAQIAQFSNNVVACHPMDFPYEVFYCHRPKEVQSLTVHLKGLEDGTMGVTATAMCHMNTSDWDEQYFELLGGVRGEPICHYMPTNYIMFY; from the exons ATGGCGACCAAGCTTACGGCGACAGCATTTTTGATGCTCCTCCTCACCTTTGGTGAGTCCAGCGACAGGG aAGAAAATGGATTCAGTGAAAGTGCTTATGCTGTGCATTGGGATCCAGATCGTGCCCCTTCAA AAGAAACTGGTTTTGGTGAAAGTGCTTATGCGGTACATTGGGATCCAGATCATGCACCTTCAA AAGAAACTGGTTTTGGTGAAAGTGCTTATGCGGTACATTGGGATCCAGATCATGCACCTTCAA AAGAAACTGGTTTTGGTGAAAGTGCTTATGCCGTACATTGGGATCCAGATCATGCACCTTCAA AAGAAACTGGTTTTGGGGAAAGTGCTTATGCTGTACATTGGGATCCAGATCATGCACCTTCAA AAGAAAATGGGTTTGGTGCAAGTGCCTATGCGGTACATTGGGATCCAGATCATGCACCTTCTG CTTCTGCCGTACCTCAAGCACAAGTCAAACGCCAGAAGATAAAAGTTCAAACTGGCATGTTGTTCTTGAAGAAGAATCTGCGTGTTGGCACTGTACTGCCGCAAGGAACTATGTTTGCACGAGCTGGTTCACCAAAGTCTGTCAATGCTGTCTCTACTCCATTGGAGTCAAAGTACTTGGCAACCATCCTTTCACACTACAAGATACCTCACGGCTCGATAAAGGCAAAGCAGGTAGCGGACACCCTCCGTTCATGCGGCAAACCAGCTGACAAGGAGGAGCCTCATATGTGCTTCTCATCTCGTGAAGCAATGGCCAGGTTCGCTACCAAAGCCTTAGGAGCCAGCGGCGGACGAGCAGCCATTACAAGAATTCATGGGCATGAGACTCCCAACTCCATGTATGTTGTGGCACAGATCGCCCAGTTCAGCAATAACGTGGTGGCATGCCACCCTATGGATTTCCCGTATGAGGTCTTCTATTGCCACCGGCCGAAAGAGGTGCAGTCTTTGACGGTGCACCTCAAGGGCTTGGAAGATGGGACAATGGGCGTGACGGCAACAGCCATGTGCCACATGAACACATCTGATTGGGACGAGCAGTACTTTGAGCTATTAGGCGGAGTGCGTGGTGAACCTATTTGCCACTACATGCCCACCAATTACATCATGTTCTATTAG